One region of Culex pipiens pallens isolate TS chromosome 2, TS_CPP_V2, whole genome shotgun sequence genomic DNA includes:
- the LOC120416676 gene encoding uncharacterized protein LOC120416676 produces the protein MWNAFGLAALVLLAQIELNFSRIALETSTVDFGGSTSEDYEKDYGCKISMNKDLNLKQPLFLVPGTKQFITPITNTTDLLFHQGEQLELFCTRGFGHTGDKSIVTTCDDGNEFVHNGKIYNISQLVCKAPVYHVASRTEEKCFNNARLVKVGFELDDRFLKLYEVCFDEETLGTHYVKHALYPWNVKHQSSKRPSFIQGDYFPDLKMSKLYSYDSQRDALARILGSPEHADTFLNKKKDIFLARGHLAARADFVYGSHQRATFWFLNVAPQWQKFNSFNWQRVETGVKDLIAQRGLEVTVYTGTYGILELPDANGDMQQIFLDFDPNNGGRVPVPRVFYKILHDEWHDAGIALIGVNNPHAMPEQIQQDYVFCEDVSDQIKWLKWKPENILGGYSYACDVNEFNAVTKHLPLGKVEKLLV, from the exons ATGTGGAACGCGTTTGGTCTAGCGGCACTGGTGCTGCTCGCGCAAATCGAGCTCAATTTCTCGAGAATTGCACTCGAGACGTCGACGGTTGACTTTGGCGGCAGCACGAGCGAAGACTACGAGAAAGATTATG GTTGCAAGATATCTATGAACAAAGATCTAAACCTCAAGCAGCCACTGTTTCTCGTGCCGGGGACGAAGCAGTTCATCACACCGATCACCAACACAACGGATCTTTTGTTCCACCAGGGGGAACAGTTGGAACTGTTCTGTACCCGAGGCTTCGGTCATACCGGGGACAAATCGATCGTCACTACGTGTGACGACGGCAACGAGTTTGTCCACAACGGTAAGATCTACAACATTTCGCAGCTGGTCTGCAAAGCGCCCGTTTATCACGTGGCCAGCCGCACCGAAGAAAAGTGCTTCAACAACGCTAGACTCGTGAAAGTCGGCTTCGAACTCGACGATCGCTTCCTCAAGCTGTACGAAGTATGCTTCGACGAAGAAACGCTCGGAACCCACTACGTGAAACACGCCCTCTACCCGTGGAACGTCAAACATCAATCCTCCAAACGGCCCAGTTTCATCCAGGGCGACTACTTCCCGGATCTTAAAATGTCCAAACTCTACTCGTACGACTCCCAACGGGACGCTCTCGCCAGAATCCTCGGATCCCCCGAGCACGCCGACACGTTCCTGAACAAAAAGAAGGACATCTTCCTCGCCCGCGGCCACCTCGCAGCCAGGGCAGACTTCGTGTACGGATCGCACCAACGCGCAACCTTCTGGTTCCTCAACGTGGCACCGCAGTGGCAAAAATTCAACAGCTTCAACTGGCAGCGGGTCGAAACGGGCGTCAAAGATCTCATCGCCCAGCGTGGCCTCGAAGTCACGGTCTACACCGGAACGTACGGAATCCTCGAACTGCCCGACGCCAACGGAGACATGCAGCAAATCTTCCTCGACTTTGATCCAAACAACGGCGGACGCGTTCCGGTGCCCAGAGTGTTCTACAAAATCCTACACGACGAGTGGCACGACGCGGGAATCGCGTTGATTGGCGTCAACAACCCGCACGCGATGCCCGAGCAAATCCAGCAGGATTACGTGTTCTGTGAGGATGTTTCCGACCAGATCAAGTGGCTCAAGTGGAAGCCGGAGAACATCTTGGGAGGATATTCGTATGCTTGTGACGTAAACGAGTTCAACGCGGTGACGAAGCACTTGCCGCTGGGGAAGGTTGAAAAGTTGCTAGTTTAG
- the LOC120416699 gene encoding uncharacterized protein LOC120416699, with translation MFRHFLAGFLLALSSPPSQATIGIAIREVHFENNADYAKVFITLRNGTGGSSRSSTVVDIDALIYQNISSGLQLRMDLAAREAGSDHQYLTLLESTVDVCARDSSDDLLVSMMMDGMNQYRNLTIECPFETGNYAVRNFHIDTNNTLIRLAPPGEYRVGIDVKHQAENRSVLVPVFGIEFYANIFVVDH, from the exons ATGTTTCGGCATTTCCTAGCGGGTTTTCTACTGGCCTTATCATCC CCGCCATCGCAAGCCACGATCGGTATCGCGATCCGCGAGGTTCACTTTGAGAACAACGCAGACTACGCCAAGGTCTTTATCACGCTGCGGAACGGCACGGGCGGCAGCAGCCGCAGCAGTACGGTGGTCGATATCGACGCACTGATCTACCAGAACATCTCGTCCGGTCTGCAGCTGCGAATGGATCTGGCTGCCCGGGAGGCCGGTTCCGACCATCAGTATCTAACGCTGCTCGAGTCAACCGTTGATGTCTGCGCGCGGGACAGCTCCGACGACTTGCTCGTGTCGATGATGATGGACGGAATGAACCAGTACAGAAACCTGACCATTGAGTGCCCCTTTGAAACG GGTAATTACGCGGTTCGAAACTTCCACATCGATACGAACAACACGCTGATTAGACTGGCACCTCCCGGGGAGTACCGCGTGGGAATCGATGTTAAGCACCAGGCGGAAAACAGATCGGTGCTTGTTCCAGTGTTTGGTATTGAGTTTTATGCAAACATTTTTGTAGTTGATCATTAA
- the LOC120416685 gene encoding apyrase-like, whose protein sequence is MGAFWRNNFGSILLLMAVVVVGVLAVNNMPKRRCELEHLFPLTLVHLNDFHARFEETNLKSNNCTVSERSAGSCIAGIARVYTVIRDLLHKYKHKNAIYLNAGDNFQGTLWYNLLRWEVTAEFIKKLRPAAMTLGNHEFDHTPAGLAPYLASLDRARIPMVVANLELNGEPALLNSQIRRSVVLEVDRRRVGIIGVLYDKTHTIAQTGKVTFSDAVEAVRNEAARLRQRGIKRIIVLSHCGLDDDKRIAAEAGDNIDLIVGAHSHSFLYSNDTGAPYDAKTDAIVGEYPVVVQSNNTGKKIPIVQAMAFGKYVGRITVYFDERGNLKYWEGYPVYVNGSIVPDAQIVQDMQPWRQKLWALGSTVVGETRVRLNRDTCRSLECSLGIVVADAFSDSWTNATFKPLAIIQAGNFRNPIPVGSITNGQIIEAAPFGSTADMVKISGKDIWSMAEHSFTWDIEGRTNCLQVSGLRIRIDTTKPFYSRVVSIDVRDYSNPSQEVYSPLNPSADYYAVVPSYLADGKDGFVWMKNATRRWSGPLDSDSFTNYVAKVKVIDNLQTGRVQVCGVNWDCVNNVALPLNDDGTPKKA, encoded by the exons ATGGGTGCGTTTTGGCGTAACAATTTCGGTTCAATTTTACTGCTAATGGCAGTTGTCGTAGTAGGCGTTCTGGCGGTGAATAATATGCCCAAAAGGCGATGCGAGCTGGAGCACTTGTTCCCGCTTACTTTGGTGCATTTGAACGACTTCCACGCGAGATTCGAAGAGACGAACCTCAAATCGAACAATTGCACCGTTTCGGAACGAAGTGCCGGAAGTTGCATCGCTGGAATCGCACGGGTCTATACGGTGATTAGGGATCTGCTGCACAAGTACAAGCACAAAAACGCCATCTATCTGAACGCCGGCGACAACTTCCAAGGCACACTGTGGTACAACCTGCTGCGATGGGAGGTTACGGCCGAGTTTATTAAGAAATTGCGACCTGCTGCGATGACGTTGGGTAATCACGAGTTTGACCACACGCCGGCCGGGTTGGCGCCGTATTTGGCCTCGCTGGACCGGGCACGTATTCCCATGGTGGTGGCCAACTTGGAGCTGAACGGGGAGCCTGCGTTGTTGAATTCTCAAATTAGGAGGTCGGTTGTGCTGGAGGTGGACCGGCGCCGGGTCGGCATCATCGGAGTGCTGTACGATAAAACTCAT ACGATCGCCCAAACCGGAAAGGTGACCTTTTCGGATGCCGTCGAAGCGGTGCGGAACGAAGCGGCAAGGTTGCGCCAGCGTGGAATCAAACGGATCATCGTTCTGTCGCACTGCGGGCTGGACGACGATAAACGGATCGCTGCGGAAGCCGGAGACAACATCGACCTGATCGTTGGAGCCCACTCGCACTCGTTCCTGTACTCGAACGACACCGGAGCGCCGTACGATGCCAAGACGGACGCCATAGTGGGCGAGTATCCGGTTGTGGTTCAGAGCAACAACACCGGGAAGAAG ATTCCAATTGTTCAAGCGATGGCGTTCGGCAAGTACGTTGGCCGAATCACGGTCTACTTTGATGAGCGCGGAAATCTAAAGTACTGGGAAGGATATCCGGTGTACGTGAACGGCTCGATCGTACCGGATGCGCAAATCGTGCAGGACATGCAACCATGGCGACAGAAGCTGTGGGCTCTCGGATCGACCGTGGTGGGTGAGACTCGAGTGCGGCTGAACCGTGACACGTGCCGATCGCTGGAGTGTTCCCTGGGGATTGTGGTGGCGGATGCTTTCTCGGATTCG TGGACAAACGCCACCTTTAAACCGCTGGCAATAATTCAAGCAGGCAACTTCCGGAATCCAATTCCGGTGGGAT cAATCACCAACGGTCAAATCATCGAGGCGGCCCCGTTCGGATCCACTGCAGACATGGTCAAAATCAGCGGAAAGGACATCTGGTCCATGGCGGAGCACTCGTTCACGTGGGACATTGAGGGCCGCACTAATTGCTTGCAGGTGTCCGGATTAAGAATCCGGATTGATACCACCAAGCCATTCTACAGTCGTGTGGTTTCGATCGACGTTCGGGATTATTCCAACCCGAGCCAGGAAGTTTACAGCCCACTGAACCCTAGCGCGGATTATTACGCGGTCGTTCCGTCGTACCTGGCCGACGGCAAGGATGGCTTCGTGTGGATGAAGAACGCAACCCGGCGCTGGTCAGGTCCACTCGATTCGGATTCGTTCACAAACTACGTAGCGAAGGTGAAAGTCATCGACAATCTGCAAACTGGCCGAGTTCAGGTGTGTGGAGTCAACTGGGACTGTGTCAACAATGTTGCCTTACCGTTGAATGACGATGGAACTCCgaaaaaagcttga